The Cyclobacteriaceae bacterium DNA segment CTTTATCGATGGCCTCTTTAAGAATTTCGTTCAGCTTATCTACGGAATAATTTTTCAAATCCTCTCCCTTACGCGAAACCGGTTCTTTTCTGGTGCGGCTCTTTTGTTCCACCTTTGGCTCGTCTTCTTCCTGTTCATCGGTAAGCACGATACCCGCTTCTGCCAGAATATTTTCGTACGTATAAATTGGCGAATCAAAACGAAGTCCGATAGCGATCGCATCGGAAGGTCGCGCGTCTATTTCTGAACGCTTCAGCCCATCGGAGCAAACAATCTTGGCAAAGAATACACCTTCTTTGAGATCAGAAATTACAATTTCTTCTACCGTAAAATGAAAGTTATTAGCAAACGACTTAAACAAGTCGTGCGTCATGGGCCGGTTCGGAATTATCTTTTCAATTTCAATGGCAATGGCCTGGGCCTCAAACATTCCAATGATAATCGGCAGTCGCCTGTTTCCTTCGGTTTCGCCAAGCACAAGTGCAAAGGAGCCGGTTTGCGACTGGCTGGAGGAGAGGCCGAGAATTTCTAGCTTAATCTTCTTCACAATTACTTCGCAGCTTTGATTGCGTCATTCAATTTAGGCAAAATATCGAAAGCATCACCAACGATGCCATAATCTGCTGCTTTAAAAAATGGCGCCTCGGGATCTTTATTGATAACCACGATACACTTGGATGAATTTACCCCAGCCAAATGCTGAATGGCACCAGAGATGCCAACGGCTATATATAATTGAGGTGCAACTTTTACACCGGTTTGTCCTACGTGCTCATGGTGCGGTCTCCATCCCATATCTGAAACGGGCTTGCTACAACCGGTAGCGGCCCCCAATGTTTTAGCCAACGCTTCGATACTTCCCCAATGCTCAGGGCCTTTCATACCACGACCACCTGACACTACGATATTTGCTTCCGGAAGTAATACCTCACCGGTTGCTTTTTCAGATGATGTAATCTTAGTAGAAAAATCGGCATCGGAAAGCGAAGCCTGAAAAGCTGTAACAGAAGCCGGTGAACCTACTTCTTTCAGTTCAGCGGCATTCTTCTTAATACCAATTACTTTTTTCGGTTTTGTTAAGGATACATTGGCAAACGCCTTACCGGTGTAAATGCTGCGCTTAACCACAAATCCAGATGATGTATCAGGCAATTGCACCACATTGGAAGCCAGGCTCGCATCCAGTTTAGCAGCCACACGCGCACCAACCGGTGTACCCAATGATGAATCAGCGAGAACCAACACATCAGCCTGTTCATCCTGAAATGCTTTTGCCAGTACAGCAGCATAGGCTTGTATTACGCCCTGAATCAATTTTTCATCGGCAGCATGCAACACTTTTTTTGCACCGTACTTGCCCAGGTTCTCCAACTCGGCTTGTTCGGTTTGTCCGATGGCAATGGCTGTTACGTTTCCACCCATGGCGTGCGCAAATGCCACTGCCTCCAACGATGTCTTCTTAACTTTCCCTTCTGCACTCTCAACAAAAACTAAAATATTCATAATGTCAGTATCTAAAATTCAATTTTGTAATCGGTTACTCCTATAAAACCTTGGCTTCATTTTTCAGCAGCGTAACAAGTTCCTGCACATTATCGGCCGCAATCATTTTTACTGCACCTTTTGCAGGAGGCAATTCAAACTGTTGAAGTTTAACTCCGCTGTCGGTAGAAACCGGTTCTACCACTTTCAATGGTTTTGTGCGGGCCGACATGATGCCGCGCATATTTGGTATTTTCCATTCAGCAATCGGTTCCTGACAACCCGCTACAAACGGAAGATTAACTTCCAGGTATTCCTTTCCCCCTTCAATTTCTCTGGCCAACTTGGCTGTATTCCCTTCAATATCCAGTTTCATCACCGGTGAGATGGAAGGCATGCCCAACATCTCCCCTACAATGCCGTGTACAGCACCGCTGTTATAATCGATTGATTCCCTGCCCATCAGTATCAAATCATAGCCACCATCCTTTGCTTGTGCCGCAATTTGCGAAGCCACAAAAAAAGAATCCGTTGGTTCCGCGTTAACCCGGATGGCATCATCGGCACCAATGGCCAACGCTTTGCGGATAGTAGGCTCAGTATCAGCCTGTCCTACATTCAAAACGGTAATGGTGGCTCCGGAAGTTTCTTTTAACTCAACAGCACGCGCGAGCGCATAATCATCATACGGACCAATGATAAACTGAACACCGTTCGTATCGAACTTGGTGTTGTTATCTGTAAAATTGATTTTCGATGTGGTATCGGGAACGTGGGAAATACAAACGAGAATTTTCATCTTTTCAGCAAACAAAAAATTAATTGGACTACACTTTTCAAACGGGCTTCAAGATAAAGCATAAAATCCGAAATTTGGAAGGCCAAAAACCCAAAATAAAATGAATTTGACGCGAATTGAGCAACTTTTGAAGTTTCTGGAAGAAGAGCCGAACGATGCCTTTTCGCTTTATGCCCTGGCGCTTGAGTATAAAAAAAGTAATTCGGCCGAAGCCGTGAAGTTGTTTAGGCAACTTTTAACCAACCACCCGGATTATTTACCTACCTATTACCAGGCTGGATTGATGATGGAAGAGTCTGGAAAAACGGATGATGCCCTTGAGCTTTACCAAAAAGGAATTGTATTAGCAAAAAAATTAAATGATGCGGCTACTCTGAAAGAACTGCAAGCCGCATACAATTTACTGCTGGATGAAGATGAATAATCTCACTTCTGCTTCGATACTACCCCACCCTTTTTGCTATCGACCTTAATGGTATAATTTTTACCTCCGCTCACAATCCACCGAACGGTAACTGAACCCATGCCGGGAATATTACTTACCTCCAGTGTTGACGGATTATTCTTTTGTTCACGCGCAATATTCAGGTCGCGGTTTTCAACTACCATGCCGGCAATAACCTTCGGCCCCTGAATGCTGATGTAATCAGGCCGTTCAATCTTGTAGCGCAGGTCAAGGCTTGAGTGTGTAGGTATCATGCGTTTATTCGTAACCACAACGGTAATCTCCGTTAACCCTCCACCCAGATTTTTCTCCGTCATTTCTTCCACTACCAGTTTGGGCATGTGGTACGCGTGGTAAATGCAGAACGCCATATTCCGATGGGCATCACTCTCCAATAAAAAGCCCGGATCTGCACGGGTGAAATTCTTCTTCACACCGCCAATTTCAATTTTCCCAAATTGTGGATGGTCATACTCCTGCCAAGTAACAATTGCATCTCCAAACAAGAGTGACTGATCAAATGCATAAGCATCTTCCTGACCGGAGCCCTGACGATTGAAGTACATGTACGAGGTGAATAGTTCATTTGAAAATGTAAAAATTCCTCTGCCGCTGTTAAACCAATCGAGTTCACCACCCCAAGCCGTGTACAAATCTTTATGCACAATCAGGTAACGATAGCCGGGTATCAATAACTCCCCTTTCTTTCCGATGGCATCGTAAATACGAACATCATCAGCATTGTATGAACCAGCATCCTCTTCGGCACCGGGCCCGCGAAGCAACATGCCGCCTGAGTTATGAAAACTTTGTGCACCTGCAATGTTCGGGTGCGCCATCACAAAGTCGCGCACATTCCGGTTTTCAGGAATGGAGAACGGATATTTATATGCTCCATTCTGTATGTGGTTCGGTTGCCACTTCCATGCCCAGTCGCGGTTAGGGTCGTAGTAGCCGGTTCCGTCTTCATTCACGCGTCCATCACCATCCACATCAATTCCCTCAAAGCCCAGCATTTCGTATTCACCTTGTTCATCCACTTTGGCAGGAATTAACCTGCGCGGATCGTTCGGATCTTTCTTCAGCCTCCCTGTCGGACTCTTGCGAATCATCATGGTGATGTGTCCATCGCCATTCAGGTCGTTAAACCCGTCTTCATTCATCAGGCCATCGCGATCATTATCAACGGGAATAACACCCGAACGCGGACTGTTCTGTGAATTAGGTTCTTTCATGTAATGATCGCGCGCATCCGGATTAATGGTAGGCACGATGTAGAAAACCTTATCGGCCAATAACTCTTTTATAAAAGAAATATCCTTAAACGTTTCGGCCAGGTACCATGCGGTGTACAAGGCCATTTCCGTTCCCTGAATTTCATTGGAGTGAATGTTGCCATCGATGTAGAAACCAGGCTTCTCTTCCGGCTTACCTATTTTAAAATCTGTAACCGTGAGCAACCACATCTCCCTGCCCTGATAACTTTTCCCGATCGAACTTAGCTTTATTAGATCCGGATGTGCTGCCGCCAGTTTTTTACAGATGTCGGTAATGCCTGCATGGTTGTAATAGCGGTTCCATGAAATCTGCACCTTTGGGTTCTCCGGACTACCGGCTGCGCGAAATACTCCGTTGGCATCCTGCGCAAGGGCTGCAACCGAAACAAAAACAAGCGATACGATTGATATTCCTATTTTCATAAACTTCATGATCAAAGATTTACATCAACTTTTTTTAAACCCATTTGTGGTGCTCCGGCTTCAACGGTCACTTTTCCTTTTCCTTTTATCAGCCAGGTAAGCTCTTTGCTCTCACCGGCATCCAGTTCATTGAGCAGCGTTACCTTGTTGCCTCCTAAAATGGTTTGATCTTTCGACAGGGCAAGGTTTACTTTCACCAGCTTGATGAAGTTGTTGTTGCGGGCAATTTGCGGAATGGCCGGAAAGCCTCCTTTGTTTTGTATGGTAACGGTTACGCGGGTCACGCCATTTTCAAGTGCTTCAGTTTTCAGATTAACCAGATCAACCTGCGGTTTCTTTTGCGCAAGCGCAATCACAAAGCGCGTATGTTCATCGGTAAGTTTTGAAACGGCACTGTATGGAGGTGTGGTTTTTACAAATGGTTTAAATCCTCCCACCTCAGCCGTTTTACCCTGAAAATCCGGGTGATTGATTTTTTGCCAGTTCACAAAAACATCAAGCCCTTCGCGCTCAGCCCAGCGGATAAAATCAACATCCGTGTTCTTATCGGCATTGGGTTTATACGTTGCAGCAGAAGCTGAGTCTTTTGGGATCTCAAATTTCGGAGCCCACCAGCCCGGTGTACTGAAACTTTGCCGGCCATAATGAAAGTAAGCCCACTGTACAAAGTCGCCTTTTTGAACGGATGCGGGTGGTGCATCTTTTTGCTTTACATGCTGCTTGTAGAGTTCGCTGGCAAGCTTATTGTACTTTACATCTTGTTCCAGTATTCCCGTAGCTATACGGCCTGCCTTTGAGCGATCGTATTTCCACGGTTCGGACAAATTATTTGTCGGGCCGAATGTGAGTACTGCAAATACATTAAACCGGTCATACAAGTAATCCAACACAGCACGGGTCTCTGTTTCTGAAACCGGATGCTCGCCTGCACCGGGCTCAAAGTATGGCGGATCGAACGTGAGGCTTTTATTAAAGTGCACGCCACCCTCTCCATCTTCGTTGAACGAACCATCTTTGTCGTTATCGGTGCCTTCGGTGATGAGGATGTATTTACCCTGTTCACCCTTCTCTGCATTTGCCAATACCATAATGCGCGGATCAGCAGGATGTGTTCTCCAGCGGCCGGTTGCATCTTCCACCCTCACCATCGTGATCACGCCATCAGTATTCAAATCTTCATACGGATCTTCATTTACTTTTCCATCCCGGTCATCGTCA contains these protein-coding regions:
- a CDS encoding bifunctional nuclease family protein, with amino-acid sequence MKKIKLEILGLSSSQSQTGSFALVLGETEGNRRLPIIIGMFEAQAIAIEIEKIIPNRPMTHDLFKSFANNFHFTVEEIVISDLKEGVFFAKIVCSDGLKRSEIDARPSDAIAIGLRFDSPIYTYENILAEAGIVLTDEQEEDEPKVEQKSRTRKEPVSRKGEDLKNYSVDKLNEILKEAIDKEDYERAAKIRDELSKRN
- a CDS encoding electron transfer flavoprotein subunit alpha/FixB family protein encodes the protein MNILVFVESAEGKVKKTSLEAVAFAHAMGGNVTAIAIGQTEQAELENLGKYGAKKVLHAADEKLIQGVIQAYAAVLAKAFQDEQADVLVLADSSLGTPVGARVAAKLDASLASNVVQLPDTSSGFVVKRSIYTGKAFANVSLTKPKKVIGIKKNAAELKEVGSPASVTAFQASLSDADFSTKITSSEKATGEVLLPEANIVVSGGRGMKGPEHWGSIEALAKTLGAATGCSKPVSDMGWRPHHEHVGQTGVKVAPQLYIAVGISGAIQHLAGVNSSKCIVVINKDPEAPFFKAADYGIVGDAFDILPKLNDAIKAAK
- a CDS encoding electron transfer flavoprotein subunit beta/FixA family protein, which encodes MKILVCISHVPDTTSKINFTDNNTKFDTNGVQFIIGPYDDYALARAVELKETSGATITVLNVGQADTEPTIRKALAIGADDAIRVNAEPTDSFFVASQIAAQAKDGGYDLILMGRESIDYNSGAVHGIVGEMLGMPSISPVMKLDIEGNTAKLAREIEGGKEYLEVNLPFVAGCQEPIAEWKIPNMRGIMSARTKPLKVVEPVSTDSGVKLQQFELPPAKGAVKMIAADNVQELVTLLKNEAKVL
- a CDS encoding tetratricopeptide repeat protein, whose product is MNLTRIEQLLKFLEEEPNDAFSLYALALEYKKSNSAEAVKLFRQLLTNHPDYLPTYYQAGLMMEESGKTDDALELYQKGIVLAKKLNDAATLKELQAAYNLLLDEDE
- a CDS encoding M14 family metallopeptidase, translated to MKFMKIGISIVSLVFVSVAALAQDANGVFRAAGSPENPKVQISWNRYYNHAGITDICKKLAAAHPDLIKLSSIGKSYQGREMWLLTVTDFKIGKPEEKPGFYIDGNIHSNEIQGTEMALYTAWYLAETFKDISFIKELLADKVFYIVPTINPDARDHYMKEPNSQNSPRSGVIPVDNDRDGLMNEDGFNDLNGDGHITMMIRKSPTGRLKKDPNDPRRLIPAKVDEQGEYEMLGFEGIDVDGDGRVNEDGTGYYDPNRDWAWKWQPNHIQNGAYKYPFSIPENRNVRDFVMAHPNIAGAQSFHNSGGMLLRGPGAEEDAGSYNADDVRIYDAIGKKGELLIPGYRYLIVHKDLYTAWGGELDWFNSGRGIFTFSNELFTSYMYFNRQGSGQEDAYAFDQSLLFGDAIVTWQEYDHPQFGKIEIGGVKKNFTRADPGFLLESDAHRNMAFCIYHAYHMPKLVVEEMTEKNLGGGLTEITVVVTNKRMIPTHSSLDLRYKIERPDYISIQGPKVIAGMVVENRDLNIAREQKNNPSTLEVSNIPGMGSVTVRWIVSGGKNYTIKVDSKKGGVVSKQK
- a CDS encoding M14 family metallopeptidase; its protein translation is MKYKIVTGLLLLACAQIGFSQQYSNHAQVSQRLKALESANASLVKLRSLAKTTGGKDIWVLEIGSGNRDNNPAIAVVGGVEGSLILSQELALGFAERLLASASTDSVKALLASTAFYVFPNVSPDATEQYFARLRYERSGNASTTDDDRDGKVNEDPYEDLNTDGVITMVRVEDATGRWRTHPADPRIMVLANAEKGEQGKYILITEGTDNDKDGSFNEDGEGGVHFNKSLTFDPPYFEPGAGEHPVSETETRAVLDYLYDRFNVFAVLTFGPTNNLSEPWKYDRSKAGRIATGILEQDVKYNKLASELYKQHVKQKDAPPASVQKGDFVQWAYFHYGRQSFSTPGWWAPKFEIPKDSASAATYKPNADKNTDVDFIRWAEREGLDVFVNWQKINHPDFQGKTAEVGGFKPFVKTTPPYSAVSKLTDEHTRFVIALAQKKPQVDLVNLKTEALENGVTRVTVTIQNKGGFPAIPQIARNNNFIKLVKVNLALSKDQTILGGNKVTLLNELDAGESKELTWLIKGKGKVTVEAGAPQMGLKKVDVNL